The Hippoglossus stenolepis isolate QCI-W04-F060 chromosome 3, HSTE1.2, whole genome shotgun sequence genomic sequence TCACCAGAAGTTGAGAAAGTTAGTTCACCCGGCCAGGAAATAGTTTGGAACATAAATtccctgtaaaaaaaacacaattattacaGTTTCTGTACTTAttgaacaaattattttaattgcGTTCACCTTCAGCGAGGAGACTAAACAGACCATAAGAAGGGAAAGTGGCAGAATTCCCTGTGGGGGGCTTCACCTTTGTGGCCCTGCATGCGTTTCAGCAAGTACACAACCAGTGTGTGacacagtgtaaataaagagaCGTGTACACTCACTCATTTACTACCTACAAAGTGAAAGTACAGTTGTCTGTTATTTCAGAGGTCCCACTCAGAGGAAGTGGTAAAGAGGACATATTAAAGTGATGGAAAAcaccctcagcagcagcagacactttGTGGATTTGGTCTCATTATATTTTCTTCCGCTcaccctccctcgctcccttcTGCGTCTTTACCTCCTCTTTTGttcaacagcagcaaaaacaacagcttGCATTCCCCCCCATGTGGATTAATTAAATTGCTGCAGTGGTTGCTGTCTATGTCACTGATTAGGCTCTTACCATGGACCTCGGGGACCGGGCCCCAGCATCTGGTTACAGTCGTGAGGGCTGGGAGCAAGGGGGGGAGCAGACCGGCGGAAGGTGACGACATCCAGGCTCACAGAGGATGGCGGAGGGGGGGTCTGGGAGTGTGTGCGTGGGGAGTAGTGTAATTCTGAAGCAATCAAACCCATGAAAATTTGATTTGCCTCTTTTTAACCAGACAGATGGCATCTGTGCTACTGCTCCGTCCTGCAGGACCACGACTGCACCAAGTCCTTGTAATTGGAAGAAACACTAATGTATGAAATGGTAAAGCGGAAGTCGACTCCCCAGCTCCATTGTCTTTAACTCAGATTGATCGTGGTGCTACTCAGACTCTGCCCCGGCCTCTGAGACGTGTATAGACGGTGGGTCGTGTGTCCACTCATTTGTAAGCTCGATGGTGCAGGGATCCATCTTGAAATTAGCATTTATCAGGGTTTGTGCTTATTTATCTCGTAAAAGAGGAAATAACTAAACGATACAACTTAAAAGTGACCAAAGTAGCAATAAGCCAAACATGTGGGTTGTGTGAAGAGGTTTTTTTTGAGTCTCAGTCTTCTTTCATCTCAGTTTAAGGATTTAAGAATCTTAAGTAGCTGCACTGGAGGAGTCGTGTGATAACCAGAGTAAAACTGTAGGAGGCGATTCGGAGGCTTTAGGCTCCTTAAGCAGTTTCTACCTACTCCTCTCCTCCAACAAGAGTCTTTTCATGAGCTGTGCTTCAgtagagacaggagaggagctggatCATGCTGCCATCCTCAGTTGAAACCCTGAACTGCAGTCATGTGACTGTACCAACCGGCATGGTGATTAGGTTCCTCTCGTCTGTTATGGCTGAGAATTCTCATATTAGTGACATTAAACATCTGGTAGTTTGATTTCCTGATTTATTTGTGTACTGTTGTCTCTTTCCAGCTGTGTACATCCTTCTCTGTGCCGGAGGGTTGATGATGGTCGTTGGGTTCTTTGGATGTTTTGGGGCCGTGCGTGAGTCTCAGTGTCTTCTGGCATCGGTGAGTTTAAGTCCTGCAAGGGTGGCactacagtgtttttgtttcagtgttcCTTTTACTGGCATTTCAAAGATAAAGGAATTATAAATTCTGTGCATTCTTAGTGGGAActctttattttgtctgtgaGGTTTTAGttctttatattatatattgtataattgGGTGCTTATTACAGGGGAAATAGAGTTTGACTGTTACATTAACGCTTATTCATAACCAAGAGTTTTTCATCAGGGCCCAGCAGGTGAAATAATGTGAAATCTTACTTAAATTACTTGAATGAGGACACCTGCATAAATAGAACCTGTTTTCAAGGACTTTCCTGTTTTATCTATGAGCAGGACcaaattattttctctgcaggaaACCAAATAGTTTGATAAACTTCTGTTTCCAAGACAAAGAATGAAAAATCAATGTCATTTACAAcaatcctctgctgtgttgtgcagttCTTCGCTTGCCTCCTGATAATCTTTGGTGCCGAGATCGCCGCTGGTGTGTTTGGATTCATAAACAAGGAACAGGTACACACttaaatgacttgtttttattcaacCAGATTGTGAAACATGTTCAGAAACATAATCAGCTGAGTGTGTTGTTATCTTTTCTCATGGACAGATTGTTGAGGAGGTGCAGAAGTTCTACAGCAGCTCCATTACTGACACCACCAACGTGAACGGCACGGCCATCGCACTGATCTACCACAACACTGTGAGTGAGACTTTGATTGTGTTCATCCACCTCCTTCGTGTCGTTGCCACTCGTGTGACACTTCTGTTCTGTTTTGATTTCCAGTTAAACTGCTGTGGAGGTTCCGTGTCAGACGTGTCTAATGACCTGTGTGCAGACGCTCCAAGTGACACCCAGGTAAAACTTTCATGTCTGCTATTACACCTTTTACCCAGAAGGTGGCAGTGCAATGCTGCTGTAGGATTTGCTGTAACATGCTGTTTGATGGTGCAGGTATCAGCAGGTTGTCTGTATCTGTGAcggtttgtttgttgctttcaGGACTGTCTGACTGCAATCACAGACTTCTTCAATGACAAGCTGCACATCATCGGATACATCGGGATCGGTGTCGCGGGCGTAATGGTGAGGATTTACTAAATCTTCAACttattaaacagaaatataCGTTTTCTGGAGTTTTGGATCATTGAACCTCAAGTTGCAAGAGTCAGGTTCTTTCTCTATAGAGCAGTGGTTTCAGAACTAGGGGTTGGGAattacacagtgtttttttctattattgAAATCTTGCTTTAAtacttttttcaaacatttcataCTTTTAACATCTTTTCCGAtcttaatattttttgtttgtaagcttttattgttttgttctaTGTAAAATACCTTGAGCTGCTTTTTAAGCGATAAAAAGTGccatttaaattaactttattgttattattattgttattcacAATTCAAATATCTTTATTGACATCATACTtcatcataaaataaaattgtacgAGGCTTATCTctcttgtgtatatatatatatgtaataaagTGTAAATTTATAGAGAAATATAAGCATGATAAACAACAATACTAGCAACAAATAACTGTTTACAAAACAGGGTACAGGAATGTTTTTTACCAGTTGCAGTCTCTGAgggtggagtgtgtgttgtgcgtgtgtgtaagtcACAGTCCTtgatgtgtgtgtcatgtgtatTCAACAGTCTCaaaagtttattgttattattattattacactagTTTGTGACACATTACTTTAAATCCCATAAATCCTTTAACAATATCCCCCCAAACTGTGTGTGGTTTCAGATCATAGGGATGATCTTCAGCATGGTTCTGTGTTGTGCCATCAGGAACAGCAGGGAGGTTATATAGATGGTGagttaccccccccccccccaccggcCAGACTCACAGCGTGCTCCCTGAACCAACGATCAACACACGTGCATataagaggggaaaaaacaccaAAGTCACATTCAAATGTCATGTCTCATAGTCCATCCTGATCTGGTCGGGAGGGTTTTCCTGTATATTCACAAATTCAAGTCCAGCACATCCCAGCTGTCCCAGTTCCTACCGGGTCACGTTCAACACGACACACGCTGGATCGTCACCTTCACACCGTCCTTCTCTTCCTCAGCTTCAccgatttttttttcacttctccGTTTTCTCTTCCGTAACACACGCTCTGCTTTCGGCACGACTCTGTGACATTCCCTGGTTACTACACTGCTGCTGCCCCACAGCCACAGCGCAGCACACAAAAGACACCGACTCTGACAGGAATGTTGTGTATTTGCTGTAAATATGGACACCGGTTTTGTGCACCTGCTGTTAACATGATATATTCTGTGCCCTTTGTATGTTTTTACGTCATTTAAAGGCCTCTAATGCCAGTCATACGTTTGTGTGCTTAAATGTTTGGAGGACGAGCCGCCCTTGATGATTCAATGTCCATCACGTGCCTattgactcacacacacacacacaagcctccaGTGACTGTACTATTTACCTGTTCCATGTGATCTGTGAACATAACGACTTGTGCTTGCTCCCTGCCGCAGATCTGTTGCTATACTTAAAAAGCACAATAGTGGAAGTGTAGAGGTGATGTATCAACCCAAAGGGTTCGGAAAGGTCTGATGATAAACTGACTGTAAATGTCCAAATTCACGTGTAAGGTCATTGATTAACGCCTCATCCTGTGTGAACTGTAACAGTGAGCTAGTTTGCATTCTGTGTGTGAATTCTTGTGGATCTCCATCTTGTTGGTGTGCCAATAAGACGTGAACTGTAGAGTAATATAGTCGAAGTCGCACTGTTTaactgaataaaacaacaccTGGGTGCTTTTATTCTCGTGTCTTTCTGTTTCCTAGATTCAAAGTGTGTGACTCACATGCAGCAGGGCAGCCCCCCCCTGGTCCATCATGCAAATTGTGGTGGTTTCAGGTTcatgaacgtgtgtgtgcaggttccCACGAAATGGCAGCCACATGTTTTACCGGAGACACGTAGGGCCAACGACGGCAGGAAGTTAAATGtataatgtgacatttgaaCCATGAGGTCAGAAACAGCCCAGTAACTCTGGATTCTTTACAACAACGTTGCATTGGTTTAGTTGATGTTGAAAAGTCTGTTCAAGATCAAGTATGAACTTGTCCAATATTAGACTTCAgtattgttttgttattctCCAACTGTAACTCCAACATAATCAATCATTTCCATTACTTAACCTATTAAGTAAACTACTGGCTAGTGTTGGCACTTTGCTATTTGTTTTTGAGCCTGTTATGGAAAATACAGGGTCATTATCTCGCCTGTAGTttcaata encodes the following:
- the tspan2a gene encoding tetraspanin-2a, with amino-acid sequence MSKVQGGMKCVKYLLFVFNFIFWLSGLLVLAVGLWLRFDPETVELLTGDEAPDTFFIAVYILLCAGGLMMVVGFFGCFGAVRESQCLLASFFACLLIIFGAEIAAGVFGFINKEQIVEEVQKFYSSSITDTTNVNGTAIALIYHNTLNCCGGSVSDVSNDLCADAPSDTQDCLTAITDFFNDKLHIIGYIGIGVAGVMIIGMIFSMVLCCAIRNSREVI